In Zingiber officinale cultivar Zhangliang chromosome 1A, Zo_v1.1, whole genome shotgun sequence, a genomic segment contains:
- the LOC122015005 gene encoding transcription factor PIF4-like isoform X4 — protein MNQFDPEWKLEEDGFPHNLGQNTELVELLWQDGHLVMHSHNNRKISMSGSEFKPIQEHEDSMNLIQDEETVSWLQNPVENLSEKEFCPEFFSEMADTNAVCPEKINTAARDGNGFASSAPEHSAQHEGNMLPPKPGYKQEPPCKNGSGLNCFHFPELLRQKSSEKGSIGLSTVGSQMSTTPMTGIGSNTDGSSQIHGQGDLRSVVVDTAEGSKDVASSCFQSESGQKHYPSSSGTSGSSFKCHTEVQHAKIDCKKRKKGLYVGYLEDQCKDIEDSFDAKKQRRSRAAEVHNLSERRRRDRINEKMKALQELIPHSNKTDKASMLDDAIEYMKSLKLQMQKMWIGSGMAQMMFPGLPTATNQSIFCYPPASHAVNMGSLIQTGHPQQFQASYHGFHHLQPHSQEMNICAFGSNLVQQSQLENQNLTQCGPEQGPCEKNTNCSKFG, from the exons ATGAACCAATTTGATCCTGAATGGAAGTTAGAAGAGGATGGCTTCCCACATAATCTGGG ACAAAATACCGAGCTTGTAGAATTACTATGGCAAGATGGGCACTTGGTTATGCACAGCCATAACAATCGCAAAATCTCCATGAGTGGCAGTGAGTTTAAACCAATACAAGAGCATGAGGACTCCATGAACTTGATTCAAGACGAAGAGACTGTGTCATGGCTTCAAAATCCTGTGGAAAATTTGTCGGAAAAAGAATTCTGTCCGGAGTTCTTCTCCGAAATGGCAGATACCAACGCAGTATGCCCGGAAAAGATCAACACGGCAGCTAGAGATGGAAATGGCTTTGCATCATCTGCTCCTGAACATTCTGCCCAGCACGAGGGGAATATGCTGCCTCCTAAACCAGGTTATAAACAAGAGCCCCCCTGCAAAAATGGTAGTGGACTAAACTGTTTCCATTTTCCAGAGTTACTAAGACAAAAGTCGAGTGAGAAAGGATCCATTGGCCTGTCGACGGTAGGGAGTCAGATGTCTACAACTCCAATGACGGGAATTGGATCCAACACAGACGGAAGTAGTCAAATTCATGGACAGGGCGATCTTAGGAGTGTTGTTGTTGATACTGCAGAGGGGTCGAAGGATGTTGCTAGTAGTTGTTTTCAATCAGAAAGTGGGCAAAAACATTATCCTTCATCATCAGGAACATCTGGTTCTAGCTTTAAATGCCATACAGAAGTTCAGCATGCAAAGATCGATTgtaaaaagaggaagaaaggactATATGTTGGTTATTTGGAAGATCAATGTAAG GATATAGAGGATTCATTTGATGCAAAGAAGCAACGCAGAAGCCGTGCTGCTGAAGTCCACAACCTATCTGAGAGA AGAAGAAGGGATAGAATAAATGAGAAGATGAAGGCACTTCAAGAACTGATACCTCATAGCAATAAA ACAGACAAGGCATCAATGTTAGATGATGCAATTGAATACATGAAGTCTCTCAAACTACAAATGCAG AAGATGTGGATAGGAAGTGGCATGGCACAGATGATGTTTCCAG GGTTACCTACTGCCACAAACCAATCAATCTTTTGCTATCCACCAGCCTCGCATGCAGTAAATATGGGAAGCCTGATACAAACTGGCCATCCTCAACAATTTCAGGCCTCGTATCACGGCTTTCATCACCTTCAACCTCATTCACAG GAGATGAACATATGTGCTTTTGGATCCAACCTCGTGCAGCAAAGTCAGTTAGAGAATCAAAATCTCACTCAATGTGGCCCTGAACAAGGTCCTTGTGAGAAGAATACCAATTGCAGTAAATTTG GTTGA
- the LOC121998434 gene encoding thaumatin-like protein, whose protein sequence is MATSINALLCFFLFLLPLSANAATFQIVNSCSFTVWAAWATTGPQTGSGNQLNPGQSWAVNINAGSTGGRIWARTGCSSDGRGCQTGDCGMLRCQGYGRAPNTLAEFSLNQFNNLDFIDISNVAGYNVGIDFSPTTGGCRGIRCAANIVGECPAQLRAPGGCNDPCTVFGTQQYCCNNGPCGPTDFSRFFKTRCPDAYSYPQDDQTSTFTCPGGTNYRVTFCP, encoded by the coding sequence ATGGCTACATCAATCAACGCCCTGCTctgtttcttcctcttcctcctccctctctCCGCCAACGCCGCCACCTTCCAGATCGTCAACAGCTGCTCTTTCACCGTTTGGGCCGCATGGGCCACCACCGGCCCCCAGACAGGCAGCGGTAACCAGCTGAACCCGGGACAGTCCTGGGCCGTCAACATCAACGCCGGCTCCACTGGCGGCCGCATATGGGCCCGCACTGGGTGCTCCTCCGACGGCAGAGGCTGCCAGACCGGCGACTGCGGGATGCTGCGGTGCCAGGGCTACGGCCGGGCGCCCAACACCCTCGCCGAGTTCTCCCTTAACCAGTTCAACAACCTCGACTTCATCGACATCTCCAACGTGGCCGGCTACAACGTGGGGATAGACTTCAGCCCCACCACCGGCGGGTGCCGAGGGATCCGGTGCGCCGCCAACATCGTGGGGGAGTGCCCGGCGCAGCTGAGGGCGCCGGGGGGCTGCAACGACCCCTGCACCGTGTTCGGGACGCAGCAGTACTGCTGCAACAATGGGCCTTGCGGGCCCACGGATTTTTCAAGGTTCTTCAAGACGCGGTGCCCGGACGCCTACAGCTACCCGCAGGACGATCAGACCAGCACGTTTACCTGCCCTGGCGGCACCAACTACAGAGTCACCTTCTGCCCTTGA
- the LOC122015005 gene encoding transcription factor PIF4-like isoform X5, producing MNQFDPEWKLEEDGFPHNLGQNTELVELLWQDGHLVMHSHNNRKISMSGSEFKPIQEHEDSMNLIQDEETVSWLQNPVENLSEKEFCPEFFSEMADTNAVCPEKINTAARDGNGFASSAPEHSAQHEGNMLPPKPGYKQEPPCKNGSGLNCFHFPELLRQKSSEKGSIGLSTVGSQMSTTPMTGIGSNTDGSSQIHGQGDLRSVVVDTAEGSKDVASSCFQSESGQKHYPSSSGTSGSSFKCHTEVQHAKIDCKKRKKGLYVGYLEDQCKDIEDSFDAKKQRRSRAAEVHNLSERRRRDRINEKMKALQELIPHSNKTDKASMLDDAIEYMKSLKLQMQMWIGSGMAQMMFPGLPTATNQSIFCYPPASHAVNMGSLIQTGHPQQFQASYHGFHHLQPHSQEMNICAFGSNLVQQSQLENQNLTQCGPEQGPCEKNTNCSKFG from the exons ATGAACCAATTTGATCCTGAATGGAAGTTAGAAGAGGATGGCTTCCCACATAATCTGGG ACAAAATACCGAGCTTGTAGAATTACTATGGCAAGATGGGCACTTGGTTATGCACAGCCATAACAATCGCAAAATCTCCATGAGTGGCAGTGAGTTTAAACCAATACAAGAGCATGAGGACTCCATGAACTTGATTCAAGACGAAGAGACTGTGTCATGGCTTCAAAATCCTGTGGAAAATTTGTCGGAAAAAGAATTCTGTCCGGAGTTCTTCTCCGAAATGGCAGATACCAACGCAGTATGCCCGGAAAAGATCAACACGGCAGCTAGAGATGGAAATGGCTTTGCATCATCTGCTCCTGAACATTCTGCCCAGCACGAGGGGAATATGCTGCCTCCTAAACCAGGTTATAAACAAGAGCCCCCCTGCAAAAATGGTAGTGGACTAAACTGTTTCCATTTTCCAGAGTTACTAAGACAAAAGTCGAGTGAGAAAGGATCCATTGGCCTGTCGACGGTAGGGAGTCAGATGTCTACAACTCCAATGACGGGAATTGGATCCAACACAGACGGAAGTAGTCAAATTCATGGACAGGGCGATCTTAGGAGTGTTGTTGTTGATACTGCAGAGGGGTCGAAGGATGTTGCTAGTAGTTGTTTTCAATCAGAAAGTGGGCAAAAACATTATCCTTCATCATCAGGAACATCTGGTTCTAGCTTTAAATGCCATACAGAAGTTCAGCATGCAAAGATCGATTgtaaaaagaggaagaaaggactATATGTTGGTTATTTGGAAGATCAATGTAAG GATATAGAGGATTCATTTGATGCAAAGAAGCAACGCAGAAGCCGTGCTGCTGAAGTCCACAACCTATCTGAGAGA AGAAGAAGGGATAGAATAAATGAGAAGATGAAGGCACTTCAAGAACTGATACCTCATAGCAATAAA ACAGACAAGGCATCAATGTTAGATGATGCAATTGAATACATGAAGTCTCTCAAACTACAAATGCAG ATGTGGATAGGAAGTGGCATGGCACAGATGATGTTTCCAG GGTTACCTACTGCCACAAACCAATCAATCTTTTGCTATCCACCAGCCTCGCATGCAGTAAATATGGGAAGCCTGATACAAACTGGCCATCCTCAACAATTTCAGGCCTCGTATCACGGCTTTCATCACCTTCAACCTCATTCACAG GAGATGAACATATGTGCTTTTGGATCCAACCTCGTGCAGCAAAGTCAGTTAGAGAATCAAAATCTCACTCAATGTGGCCCTGAACAAGGTCCTTGTGAGAAGAATACCAATTGCAGTAAATTTG GTTGA
- the LOC122015005 gene encoding transcription factor PIF4-like isoform X3 — protein sequence MNQFDPEWKLEEDGFPHNLGQNTELVELLWQDGHLVMHSHNNRKISMSGSEFKPIQEHEDSMNLIQDEETVSWLQNPVENLSEKEFCPEFFSEMADTNAVCPEKINTAARDGNGFASSAPEHSAQHEGNMLPPKPELLRQKSSEKGSIGLSTVGSQMSTTPMTGIGSNTDGSSQIHGQGDLRSVVVDTAEGSKDVASSCFQSESGQKHYPSSSGTSGSSFKCHTEVQHAKIDCKKRKKGLYVGYLEDQCKDIEDSFDAKKQRRSRAAEVHNLSERRRRDRINEKMKALQELIPHSNKTDKASMLDDAIEYMKSLKLQMQKMWIGSGMAQMMFPGAQQYMAHASVLSMHHPFQLPTVPVAHHQSVGLPTATNQSIFCYPPASHAVNMGSLIQTGHPQQFQASYHGFHHLQPHSQEMNICAFGSNLVQQSQLENQNLTQCGPEQGPCEKNTNCSKFG from the exons ATGAACCAATTTGATCCTGAATGGAAGTTAGAAGAGGATGGCTTCCCACATAATCTGGG ACAAAATACCGAGCTTGTAGAATTACTATGGCAAGATGGGCACTTGGTTATGCACAGCCATAACAATCGCAAAATCTCCATGAGTGGCAGTGAGTTTAAACCAATACAAGAGCATGAGGACTCCATGAACTTGATTCAAGACGAAGAGACTGTGTCATGGCTTCAAAATCCTGTGGAAAATTTGTCGGAAAAAGAATTCTGTCCGGAGTTCTTCTCCGAAATGGCAGATACCAACGCAGTATGCCCGGAAAAGATCAACACGGCAGCTAGAGATGGAAATGGCTTTGCATCATCTGCTCCTGAACATTCTGCCCAGCACGAGGGGAATATGCTGCCTCCTAAACCAG AGTTACTAAGACAAAAGTCGAGTGAGAAAGGATCCATTGGCCTGTCGACGGTAGGGAGTCAGATGTCTACAACTCCAATGACGGGAATTGGATCCAACACAGACGGAAGTAGTCAAATTCATGGACAGGGCGATCTTAGGAGTGTTGTTGTTGATACTGCAGAGGGGTCGAAGGATGTTGCTAGTAGTTGTTTTCAATCAGAAAGTGGGCAAAAACATTATCCTTCATCATCAGGAACATCTGGTTCTAGCTTTAAATGCCATACAGAAGTTCAGCATGCAAAGATCGATTgtaaaaagaggaagaaaggactATATGTTGGTTATTTGGAAGATCAATGTAAG GATATAGAGGATTCATTTGATGCAAAGAAGCAACGCAGAAGCCGTGCTGCTGAAGTCCACAACCTATCTGAGAGA AGAAGAAGGGATAGAATAAATGAGAAGATGAAGGCACTTCAAGAACTGATACCTCATAGCAATAAA ACAGACAAGGCATCAATGTTAGATGATGCAATTGAATACATGAAGTCTCTCAAACTACAAATGCAG AAGATGTGGATAGGAAGTGGCATGGCACAGATGATGTTTCCAGGTGCTCAACAATATATGGCTCATGCTTCAGTTCTTTCAATGCATCATCCATTTCAACTGCCAACTGTTCCAGTAGCTCATCATCAATCTGTAGGGTTACCTACTGCCACAAACCAATCAATCTTTTGCTATCCACCAGCCTCGCATGCAGTAAATATGGGAAGCCTGATACAAACTGGCCATCCTCAACAATTTCAGGCCTCGTATCACGGCTTTCATCACCTTCAACCTCATTCACAG GAGATGAACATATGTGCTTTTGGATCCAACCTCGTGCAGCAAAGTCAGTTAGAGAATCAAAATCTCACTCAATGTGGCCCTGAACAAGGTCCTTGTGAGAAGAATACCAATTGCAGTAAATTTG GTTGA
- the LOC122015005 gene encoding transcription factor PIF4-like isoform X2, whose translation MNQFDPEWKLEEDGFPHNLGQNTELVELLWQDGHLVMHSHNNRKISMSGSEFKPIQEHEDSMNLIQDEETVSWLQNPVENLSEKEFCPEFFSEMADTNAVCPEKINTAARDGNGFASSAPEHSAQHEGNMLPPKPGYKQEPPCKNGSGLNCFHFPELLRQKSSEKGSIGLSTVGSQMSTTPMTGIGSNTDGSSQIHGQGDLRSVVVDTAEGSKDVASSCFQSESGQKHYPSSSGTSGSSFKCHTEVQHAKIDCKKRKKGLYVGYLEDQCKDIEDSFDAKKQRRSRAAEVHNLSERRRRDRINEKMKALQELIPHSNKTDKASMLDDAIEYMKSLKLQMQMWIGSGMAQMMFPGAQQYMAHASVLSMHHPFQLPTVPVAHHQSVGLPTATNQSIFCYPPASHAVNMGSLIQTGHPQQFQASYHGFHHLQPHSQEMNICAFGSNLVQQSQLENQNLTQCGPEQGPCEKNTNCSKFG comes from the exons ATGAACCAATTTGATCCTGAATGGAAGTTAGAAGAGGATGGCTTCCCACATAATCTGGG ACAAAATACCGAGCTTGTAGAATTACTATGGCAAGATGGGCACTTGGTTATGCACAGCCATAACAATCGCAAAATCTCCATGAGTGGCAGTGAGTTTAAACCAATACAAGAGCATGAGGACTCCATGAACTTGATTCAAGACGAAGAGACTGTGTCATGGCTTCAAAATCCTGTGGAAAATTTGTCGGAAAAAGAATTCTGTCCGGAGTTCTTCTCCGAAATGGCAGATACCAACGCAGTATGCCCGGAAAAGATCAACACGGCAGCTAGAGATGGAAATGGCTTTGCATCATCTGCTCCTGAACATTCTGCCCAGCACGAGGGGAATATGCTGCCTCCTAAACCAGGTTATAAACAAGAGCCCCCCTGCAAAAATGGTAGTGGACTAAACTGTTTCCATTTTCCAGAGTTACTAAGACAAAAGTCGAGTGAGAAAGGATCCATTGGCCTGTCGACGGTAGGGAGTCAGATGTCTACAACTCCAATGACGGGAATTGGATCCAACACAGACGGAAGTAGTCAAATTCATGGACAGGGCGATCTTAGGAGTGTTGTTGTTGATACTGCAGAGGGGTCGAAGGATGTTGCTAGTAGTTGTTTTCAATCAGAAAGTGGGCAAAAACATTATCCTTCATCATCAGGAACATCTGGTTCTAGCTTTAAATGCCATACAGAAGTTCAGCATGCAAAGATCGATTgtaaaaagaggaagaaaggactATATGTTGGTTATTTGGAAGATCAATGTAAG GATATAGAGGATTCATTTGATGCAAAGAAGCAACGCAGAAGCCGTGCTGCTGAAGTCCACAACCTATCTGAGAGA AGAAGAAGGGATAGAATAAATGAGAAGATGAAGGCACTTCAAGAACTGATACCTCATAGCAATAAA ACAGACAAGGCATCAATGTTAGATGATGCAATTGAATACATGAAGTCTCTCAAACTACAAATGCAG ATGTGGATAGGAAGTGGCATGGCACAGATGATGTTTCCAGGTGCTCAACAATATATGGCTCATGCTTCAGTTCTTTCAATGCATCATCCATTTCAACTGCCAACTGTTCCAGTAGCTCATCATCAATCTGTAGGGTTACCTACTGCCACAAACCAATCAATCTTTTGCTATCCACCAGCCTCGCATGCAGTAAATATGGGAAGCCTGATACAAACTGGCCATCCTCAACAATTTCAGGCCTCGTATCACGGCTTTCATCACCTTCAACCTCATTCACAG GAGATGAACATATGTGCTTTTGGATCCAACCTCGTGCAGCAAAGTCAGTTAGAGAATCAAAATCTCACTCAATGTGGCCCTGAACAAGGTCCTTGTGAGAAGAATACCAATTGCAGTAAATTTG GTTGA
- the LOC122015005 gene encoding transcription factor PIF4-like isoform X1: MNQFDPEWKLEEDGFPHNLGQNTELVELLWQDGHLVMHSHNNRKISMSGSEFKPIQEHEDSMNLIQDEETVSWLQNPVENLSEKEFCPEFFSEMADTNAVCPEKINTAARDGNGFASSAPEHSAQHEGNMLPPKPGYKQEPPCKNGSGLNCFHFPELLRQKSSEKGSIGLSTVGSQMSTTPMTGIGSNTDGSSQIHGQGDLRSVVVDTAEGSKDVASSCFQSESGQKHYPSSSGTSGSSFKCHTEVQHAKIDCKKRKKGLYVGYLEDQCKDIEDSFDAKKQRRSRAAEVHNLSERRRRDRINEKMKALQELIPHSNKTDKASMLDDAIEYMKSLKLQMQKMWIGSGMAQMMFPGAQQYMAHASVLSMHHPFQLPTVPVAHHQSVGLPTATNQSIFCYPPASHAVNMGSLIQTGHPQQFQASYHGFHHLQPHSQEMNICAFGSNLVQQSQLENQNLTQCGPEQGPCEKNTNCSKFG, translated from the exons ATGAACCAATTTGATCCTGAATGGAAGTTAGAAGAGGATGGCTTCCCACATAATCTGGG ACAAAATACCGAGCTTGTAGAATTACTATGGCAAGATGGGCACTTGGTTATGCACAGCCATAACAATCGCAAAATCTCCATGAGTGGCAGTGAGTTTAAACCAATACAAGAGCATGAGGACTCCATGAACTTGATTCAAGACGAAGAGACTGTGTCATGGCTTCAAAATCCTGTGGAAAATTTGTCGGAAAAAGAATTCTGTCCGGAGTTCTTCTCCGAAATGGCAGATACCAACGCAGTATGCCCGGAAAAGATCAACACGGCAGCTAGAGATGGAAATGGCTTTGCATCATCTGCTCCTGAACATTCTGCCCAGCACGAGGGGAATATGCTGCCTCCTAAACCAGGTTATAAACAAGAGCCCCCCTGCAAAAATGGTAGTGGACTAAACTGTTTCCATTTTCCAGAGTTACTAAGACAAAAGTCGAGTGAGAAAGGATCCATTGGCCTGTCGACGGTAGGGAGTCAGATGTCTACAACTCCAATGACGGGAATTGGATCCAACACAGACGGAAGTAGTCAAATTCATGGACAGGGCGATCTTAGGAGTGTTGTTGTTGATACTGCAGAGGGGTCGAAGGATGTTGCTAGTAGTTGTTTTCAATCAGAAAGTGGGCAAAAACATTATCCTTCATCATCAGGAACATCTGGTTCTAGCTTTAAATGCCATACAGAAGTTCAGCATGCAAAGATCGATTgtaaaaagaggaagaaaggactATATGTTGGTTATTTGGAAGATCAATGTAAG GATATAGAGGATTCATTTGATGCAAAGAAGCAACGCAGAAGCCGTGCTGCTGAAGTCCACAACCTATCTGAGAGA AGAAGAAGGGATAGAATAAATGAGAAGATGAAGGCACTTCAAGAACTGATACCTCATAGCAATAAA ACAGACAAGGCATCAATGTTAGATGATGCAATTGAATACATGAAGTCTCTCAAACTACAAATGCAG AAGATGTGGATAGGAAGTGGCATGGCACAGATGATGTTTCCAGGTGCTCAACAATATATGGCTCATGCTTCAGTTCTTTCAATGCATCATCCATTTCAACTGCCAACTGTTCCAGTAGCTCATCATCAATCTGTAGGGTTACCTACTGCCACAAACCAATCAATCTTTTGCTATCCACCAGCCTCGCATGCAGTAAATATGGGAAGCCTGATACAAACTGGCCATCCTCAACAATTTCAGGCCTCGTATCACGGCTTTCATCACCTTCAACCTCATTCACAG GAGATGAACATATGTGCTTTTGGATCCAACCTCGTGCAGCAAAGTCAGTTAGAGAATCAAAATCTCACTCAATGTGGCCCTGAACAAGGTCCTTGTGAGAAGAATACCAATTGCAGTAAATTTG GTTGA